The genomic region CGCCGTGCGTGCCGGTGTGGTCGATTGGTCGACGTGGAACGCGCAAGATTGGATCGCCGATTTGGTTCCGCGGCTCGCGTACGGCGGCGTCACCGCGCTGACCGTCGAAGCCCTTGACGCGTAAGAGAACGAGGAGTGTGCATCGCGATCTGACAAGCAAGCGCGTATGCAGGCTCCGGTCATAGAAACCGCGCGGCTCGTGCTGCGACCGCATCGGCTCGACGATTTCGAGGCATTGGCCGCGATGTGGCGCGAGCCGGCAATCGTGCGCTACATCAGCGGTAAGCCGTCGACGAGCGAACAGAGCTTCACGCGGCTGCTGCGCTACGCCGGTCATTGGTCGCTGCTCGGCTTCGGGTATTGGGTGATCGAGGATCGGCAAAGCGGCGCGTACGCGGGCGAAACGGGATTTGCCGATTACCACCGCGAGATCGAGCCGTCGCTCGATGGGATGCCGGAGCTGGGCTGGATGGTCGCGCCGCGCTGGCAAGGCAACGGCTATGCGACCGAGGCCGTGCAGGCGTGCGTATCGTGGGGCGCACAAAACTTCTCGGCCGGAACGAAGCTTGCGTGCATTATCACGCCCGATAACCTTGCATCGGTGCGCGTTGCCGAGAAGAGCGGCTTTTCGCTTCAGCTGCAAACGACGTACATGGGCGACGGCGTCGGCTTGTACACGCGCGATGCCGTTTAGCATCGAGGCGCTGGCGAGCGCGGATTTCGAGGCTTGGGTCGCGTTGCAGAAGCAGCTGTGGCCGCAGCAAACGCTCGACGAGCTTCGCCACGACGCGCGGGCGCTGCTGACGCGCGGAAAAATGGCGGCCGTGTTCGTCGCAAAGGCCGACGGCGAGGTTGTTGGATTCGCGGAGGCAACACTGCGCGTCGATTTCGTCAACGGCACGAGCACGTCGCCCGTGACGTTCCTCGAGGGGCTCTACGTGGCTCCGGCGTGGCGGCACAAAGGCGTCGCGCGGGCGCTTTGCGACGCGGTCGAACGATGGGGAGCGCGCAACGGCTGCACCGAGTTTGCGTCGGACGCGTTGGTCGAGAACGAGTCGGGCCGAGCTGTGCACGCCGCGCTTGGGTTTGCGGAGATCGAGAGCGTCGTATATTTCGTCAAGCCGATCGAGGTCGATGCAACGTAAGAGCGGCGGTCCGCGCTCGTGTTACAAGAATAACGGTGCGCCCAAAAGCGCGTTCGAAACGAAGAAGGAAGCCGAGCGCGCAATCCCGCGAACGAGCAAAGGTCTTAAGCCATACCACTGCGACAAACACGGCTGGCATCTAGGGCACTAAGAATAATAATTTCGGAGCGCGGCAAATCACGATGCCATACGTATGGCACATATGCTCGCTAAGATTGTTGCATGGAGCAATTACAAAAACGCGATACGAAACGTGTCGGCGATCTCTCAGAGGTTATCGTACTCTATGCCTTCGTCACCATGGGTTATCAGGTTTCCGTACCATGGGGCGAAAACAATCGCTATGATTTAATTCTGGAAAGAGGAAACACGTTATTAAGGATTCAGGTTAAGACCGGGCGCTTGCGCATGGGATCGATCTGGTTCAATGCGTACAGCTCGCATGCGCATCGGAACGGTGCCCAGCGCTCCTATAGAGGCGATGCCGATTATTTTGGAGTCTACTGTCCCGACGTGCAACGCGTCTTTTTGGTGCCGGTGGAAGACGTCACCGAAAACCAAGGATGTCTGAGATGGGAGCGGACGAAGAACAGCCAAAGCCGCAAGATCCGCTGGGCCGACCGTTACGTTCTTCCCATCGAGCCCGTGCAGCTCGTAGTAGGGCTTGAGGTCGTCGGCAGAGTATGTTCCGCGGGCGCCACTGGACCGCCGTCGTAGCTTAGTGGTAAAGCATCTGCATGGTAAGCAGAAGAGCATGGGTTCAATCCCCATCGACGGCTCCAGCTTCGAAGGCTCCTGCTCCCCGCTGGAGCCTTCCCAATTTCCAAGCCCTCTCGATTAAGGAGAAAGGGACGCGGCGCCGGCCCCCTGGAACATCACCCGCGTGGCTCGCGTTGGACTCACGGCGTTGCGTTATTGGCCGCTCGTACTGGTATTGGCCATCGTGCAGCCGTGGTACGCGTCGGCGCAGAACTCGTCGCGCATCGTCGTTCCCGCCGGCACGCTGATTCCCGTTCGCATCATCAGTCGAGTTTCGTCGTCAACGGCGACGCCCGGCGATACGCTCACGTTGCGCGCCGCCTCCGACGTTCCGGTGAACGGTTGGATCGTCGTGCGCAAAGGTGCGATCGGACAAGGCGAGATCGTTTCCGCGGTGCCTTCGAACTCGCACGGCCAAGTCGGCATGCTCGGCCTGCAAATGGATTGGATCACGCTCGCCGACGGACATCGCGCGCATCTTTCGACCGAGCGCGCGACCGGCGAAGCCGAAGCCGTACAACCGCAGCCGATGGTGATTCGCGCGAACGGCGGCGACGTGCGTCTCGACGGATCGCTCGAGCTTCCCGCATTCACCAGCGATAACGTCGTCGTCGTTGCAACCGCGCGCGCGGCCGCCGAAGGCGAATACGCGCCGACGGTCGCCGTCGTTCCGACACCGTCGCCGACTCCGCATCCGACGCCAACGCCCACGCCGGAGCCAACCGCAACGCCGGAGCCGACGCCGGCGCCGACTCCGCGTCCGACACCAACGCCGCGTCCGACACC from Candidatus Baltobacteraceae bacterium harbors:
- a CDS encoding GNAT family N-acetyltransferase, whose amino-acid sequence is MQAPVIETARLVLRPHRLDDFEALAAMWREPAIVRYISGKPSTSEQSFTRLLRYAGHWSLLGFGYWVIEDRQSGAYAGETGFADYHREIEPSLDGMPELGWMVAPRWQGNGYATEAVQACVSWGAQNFSAGTKLACIITPDNLASVRVAEKSGFSLQLQTTYMGDGVGLYTRDAV
- the aac(6') gene encoding aminoglycoside 6'-N-acetyltransferase, producing the protein MPFSIEALASADFEAWVALQKQLWPQQTLDELRHDARALLTRGKMAAVFVAKADGEVVGFAEATLRVDFVNGTSTSPVTFLEGLYVAPAWRHKGVARALCDAVERWGARNGCTEFASDALVENESGRAVHAALGFAEIESVVYFVKPIEVDAT
- a CDS encoding group I intron-associated PD-(D/E)XK endonuclease; this encodes MEQLQKRDTKRVGDLSEVIVLYAFVTMGYQVSVPWGENNRYDLILERGNTLLRIQVKTGRLRMGSIWFNAYSSHAHRNGAQRSYRGDADYFGVYCPDVQRVFLVPVEDVTENQGCLRWERTKNSQSRKIRWADRYVLPIEPVQLVVGLEVVGRVCSAGATGPPS